The DNA segment GTTCGAACCGGGCATATTAAGATCGAGGAGAAGGACCAGCGGTTTCAACTCGTGAACAAGCTTCAGCACCTGATTACCGTCGCCTGTCTCTCCAACAACAATTAAAGATTTTTCTGCCGCAACAATATCGCACAGGCCTTTGCGGAAAACGGGGTGATCATCGGCAATCACTATGGGTACGGATTCTTTGTTATTTGTCTGTTCCATTCTTTCAAAAATCTTTGTTAGTATTAATATATGGAATTGTTATGATAATGGTTGTGCCCTGGTTTTGCGATGATTTGATTTCCAATGTCCCGTTCAGTAATTTAACGCGCTCCGAAAGACCCACCAACCCGAACCCTTTCCGCGCTCCTGCACCATTCGTTACGGAAAGATTATCGAATCCTTTGCCGTTGTCGCGGACGGTAATTACTAGTTCATTCTCATGCTGTTCAGCAATTAGGGAGGCTTCTGAAGCATCTGAGTGCTTTACAATGTTGTTCAAACATTCCTGAATAATACGATAAATATTGATACCGATTTTTTTATCCGCTATTTGATCCAACGCGAAAACATTGGTTGTAAATATGGTGTGTGATAATTCAGCTATCTTATCCACCATGCTCTTAACTGATTCGATCAAACCGAGTTGGTCTATGTGATATGGACTGAGGTTATATGCGATATCTCTTACATTCTCAATTGCCCGCGAAGCAGTTTGTGAGATTTCGGTTAATTGTAATTTCATTTTTTCCGTTTCGGTTACATTCAGTCCCATCTGTGCCCTATTGATAATAACCATCATCTCCTGGCCAAGACCATCGTGCAGTTCACCTGCAACACGCTTCCGTTCTGCTTCTTGTGAATCTATGAGTTGCCGGGAAAATTCGCGGCTAATTTGTTGTTCTTTTAAAATCCGTGCTGTTTTGAAACTAGATATAATCCAAATTATCAATAAAATTCCTACAAAAATAATTCCACCAAACCACCATGTTCGCCAGTACGGGGGTGCTATGTTGATTGTTATTGATGCTGGTGCGGCACTCTCAAGACCGTCGAGGTTGATTGCTTTCACTTCGAAACGGTATGAACCTGGATCAAGATGCCCGTAAGTAATCGATCTATTGAAAGTTGGTTCCTGCCAATTCTCATCTGAATTAATTAGACGATATTTGTAGCGGATAGCTCCTTCATCCTTAAAACTGATACCGATAAAACCTATCTCACAATTCGCCTCGTTGTGTGATAATTCTATTATTGGTTTTACTTCCCGCCGAAATCCGTTCACATTGAGATTAGTTATATAGACCGGAGGTAGTATAGTATTCTTCCTATCGTGAGTATAATCATACACCCAAAGATCTGTTGGGGTGATAAACCAAACCATCCCACTTCGTGTTGTACCGGCACAGGGAACGCCGGAACCGAGGAATGTTGGATTCTTAATGAACGATTTCGACCCCGGATGATCTTCATAGATCAGTCCGATTGACGTACCGAGCCAAAGACGACCTGAAGAGTCGCGGGTTGCGCACTCAATTTTGTTACTCGGAAGTCCTTCACGCTGAGAGAGAATGGCGATTGAATCTCCGTTGAGCATTGCAAGCCCTCCGTTGGACGTGCCGATCATCATCAAACCTTTCTCATCTTCTATGAACGACCAAATACCGTTGTCCGGTAAACCATTTGCATTAGTGTAGTGATTTATCTTGCCATCGGGTGCGATTTTAATTGCACCTTCGCGTAAACTACCGGCCCAAATGTTACCATGGCGATCTTCATATAACTCGCGGATATAATTTTCAGGTATTCCATCGGAAGTGTCGTAGATTCGCACAATGGGATTTTTGCTTTTCGGATCGAGACGCGCAATTCCATGGCTTCCCACCCATACATCTCCTGTTTTCGAAACTACAATCGAAAAAATTCCTTTCTCAAGTAAAGTGTTTCGAAGTGAAATTGTCTTTATCTTCTTTAGTTTAGATGGCTGATCGTCGATCTGTTGAGCTTTTTGGGAGCGCTCAATTTCATAGCATTCTACTACCCAACTGGGATTTTCTGTTTTTGTCATCCAAAGTCTGTTCGACTTGTCTATCGTTACGCCACCAATCGCACCATTCTTATGTTCAATTGGAGATACTATGCCATTGTATATGCCGTGCTTCATCGAATGCCAGATCTGGAATTTGTCGCGCCATACCTCAAGAAGATCCTGGTCTGAAACAACCCACAGATGATTGCTGCTGTCAGCCGCCGCTATTCGATGGTGGTGCCAGTACCAGAGGTACCCAAGTGGAAACCTGATAGAGTATCCGATGGAGAGTTTTGCAAGCCCTTTGTCGCGACCGCCGATCCAGAGGTTCTGTTCCTTGTCGACGTAGACACACCGGACTGTGTTCTCTTGAAGCCCATTCAAGGTTGTGAAGTGTTGAAACGAAGCGTGCGCAAATCGATACGATTGAATCTTTGAAATCCCGCCATATCCTCCAAACCAGATATTATTTTCGATATCTTCTACCGCATCGATTGGAGTAGCAGGGTTCCGCCTGGTCCCTACAACTCTGCCGTCACGAATTCTAACACTAACTGAATCACCCATTAGAGCATATAACAGTCCGGCTTTATCAACAAATAACTTCCAGAGATTTCCATTTCCATAAGGTTTGCAATCCAAGCGATCAATGCGACCTGTTCTCCGCGAATAAGAAATCAGAAGTGATCCGCGTGAAAACCATAAAACGCTGTCACCAACTTCGGCGATTCTCTCTATTTGATCGTTTAATTCATACGGCTTGAAACGAGAAACCGAATCGCCATCTATTGTAAAAACACCAACATCCGTACCGCACCAAATCACACCACGATTGTCCTGATGAATACTGATCACGCTACCAGCATTTAGTTGAATTCGTGTAATGCTGTTATCGATGAACTTGCAAAGACGGCTTCCCGCAATAATCCATACAATGCCTGGGATATTTCGATCGGGCAGGATCTGGTTGACGAAATTCCCGGGCAAACCATCATGAGTCGTGAAGTTTGTGAATGTTTGTCCATCGTACACGCTGACACCATCGGTGGTTCCAAACCACATACGTCCGTATGAATCCTGCGCAATCACTTCTATGTCGTTCGAAGGAAGTCCATCCTTAACAGAATAAGTTTTGAATGGGAGAATCTGGGATACACTTGTTGAAAATAAACATAATGTTTGAATAGAAACTACCATACATAGACGGAAAAATATTTTTTTCCAATCTTTATATCGACCAAGGATTAGTCTTACCTCTGTCATGAAGATTCAATAGTATTTAAGAGATACTTATCCGATTTATCATACAGCAAAATAACGAGTAATGGATTGAAAGTCAAGGTGGAAGATATTAATTGTCAGAGAGTTTCTGATGGATAGTTTTCGTCGTTGCACAGCATCATTTCACATAATGTATTGAAACAGAAAAGCCCGACTCTATTAAGAACCGGGCTTTAGAAATTTTGAATGATTGAATGATTCAATAGGTTAAGGAGATATTAGAATCAACTTGCCATTCATATTTACCTTAACCCAATAAGCTTTTCCGGGAATAATCACATCGGTAATTTTGTATCCATCTTCAAAACCGAAATATTCAGAATCTACAATATTTGTAGGTACTTGAATGATACTGCTTGTTGCGATAGGTTTAGAAATCGATCCTATGAGATTCCATCCTTCATTCACTTCAATTGTATCAATCGTATTAACAACTCCTGGAATATTAAACTCTTCGTAAGAATTAAATTTGATCCAATATCCAATCCCATTCTCAATTCTTGGAGATTCCTGATAACCCAAGGTTTGATCATACTTATATGTTTTGGAGATTGCTGATGGAAAAAGAATGTGGGTTGAATCGTTGTCCGCAAGTCGCGGGTTCGAAACGAGATTCCATTTTGGATTAACTGTAACTACCATAGTATCGTAATCTAATGCCATTCCTTCAACAAAAACAGTATCGGGGGATGATGGTGCATTGTGTGTGAAGATAATGTGACCGCTTTTCGAACCGGGACTCAGAGGTGAAAATGATATATTAACAGTCATAACCTGACCGGGAAGAAGAATTAAATTACTTTGGGTTGAAACAAATTCGCTGTTGTCAGATTGTATTTTTGAGATCGTCATAGAATCAGATCCGGTATTCATTAAAACAATACTATCTGTTCTTGATTCTCTTTCTATAATTTTACCGAATTTTATTTCGGTTTGTGGTAATACAAGATTTTTAAATTTAGCTCTCTTAAGTATTAATCCATTACCTCCGACCACCCAACCATGTTTTGAATCGATAAAATATATTTTTCTTAAATTCTGAATCGTACCGCTAATTTCAATCGACCAGGTACTACCACCGTTTATCGTATGTAAAATGGTTCCACCATCTCCAGCAATATATCCTTCGGCAGAATTTAAGAAAAAAACACTATTCAGGTTTTGAGAAGTGCCGCTAATTTGAGATTCCCAATTTAATCCACCATCGGTTGTTTTCCATATATTCCCACTGCTTCCTACAATCGTACCAATTGTTGTATCGACAAAATGAATACTGTTTAGCTCGTATGGAAAATTGCCTAACAATCTCCAGTAACTGTTTCCGAATATTTTATCTCTATCTGTTAATGTGTCCCTCATTAACCGATAAATATTTCCTTGTTGGGTTATTGCAACACAGAAGTTTGTGTCGGGATAAGATACATCTGTCATCACTTCGTCCGTGGAAGTATCGTTACACATAACCATGAATGATTTCCAAATACTATCATTATTCTTAAACCTGAAATTATAAGCCCAACCCCGTTGGTCCCAATAACTATAAGCATGACCAACACCCAATCCATTTGTCGTAGAGTTGAAAGTCAAGGCATTAATTCTAGAAACCGGCTGGGGTTTGGTTTGCCAGTTTAAACCTCGATCAGTTGAGCGATATACCATTCCACATTCCCCATCCATACAGACTTGATAACCTGCGGCGAATACAGATTGAGAATCTGCGTATACAACATCGTTGGAATCCATATACCTCTCACCAAAACGAACAGACCAGTTATAACCTCCATTTGAAGTAAATAGAATTTTTCCGCTATCACCTA comes from the Ignavibacteriales bacterium genome and includes:
- a CDS encoding DUF1573 domain-containing protein; the protein is MFVNTYRILFIIVFFLLFSMNLFPQTQWGFQTSGTIQNLNSVSFFDTSYGVAVGDSGKILFTSNGGYNWSVRFGERYMDSNDVVYADSQSVFAAGYQVCMDGECGMVYRSTDRGLNWQTKPQPVSRINALTFNSTTNGLGVGHAYSYWDQRGWAYNFRFKNNDSIWKSFMVMCNDTSTDEVMTDVSYPDTNFCVAITQQGNIYRLMRDTLTDRDKIFGNSYWRLLGNFPYELNSIHFVDTTIGTIVGSSGNIWKTTDGGLNWESQISGTSQNLNSVFFLNSAEGYIAGDGGTILHTINGGSTWSIEISGTIQNLRKIYFIDSKHGWVVGGNGLILKRAKFKNLVLPQTEIKFGKIIERESRTDSIVLMNTGSDSMTISKIQSDNSEFVSTQSNLILLPGQVMTVNISFSPLSPGSKSGHIIFTHNAPSSPDTVFVEGMALDYDTMVVTVNPKWNLVSNPRLADNDSTHILFPSAISKTYKYDQTLGYQESPRIENGIGYWIKFNSYEEFNIPGVVNTIDTIEVNEGWNLIGSISKPIATSSIIQVPTNIVDSEYFGFEDGYKITDVIIPGKAYWVKVNMNGKLILISP